One window of Calonectris borealis chromosome 28, bCalBor7.hap1.2, whole genome shotgun sequence genomic DNA carries:
- the MYDGF gene encoding myeloid-derived growth factor has translation MSHSCPISPLGATIQQSTAPGALAGGSLLSPCPLVPYPSVPMPLLPTAPCPSAPLSPRSLVPTAAPQGLTRPGSLPTPKMAAEAPAEPPQPALTPPACRSSGFLSKMAAPSGRSGRRLWAALVPAALLCLAARAAEELSTADFDVRPGGEVHSFSRSLGDYTCTFTYSAQGGTNEQWQMNIGVSEDNLLFSCSVWRPQGKSYLFFTQFKAEVKGAKIEYAMAYSQAAAGGQSDIPLKQEEFEISETTVSHREGKFRFELSKLMIVAKTPRDEL, from the exons ATGTCCCATAGCTGCCCCATATCCCCCTTGGGAGCAACCATACAGCAGAGCACAGCCCCAGGGGCACTGGCTGGGGGGAGTCTGCTGTCTCCATGTCCCCTTGTCCCATatcccagtgtccccatgccCCTTCTACCCACGGCTCCTTGTCCCAGTGCTCCCCTGTCCCCACGGTCTCTTGTCCCCACCGCGGCCCCCCAAGGGTTAACCCGCCCGGGCTCTCTGCCCACACCCAAGATGGCCGCCGAGGCGCCCGCTGAGCCGCCGCAGCCGGCCTTGACCCCTCCCGCCTGCCGTAGTTCGGGCTTCCTttccaagatggcggcgcccagCGGGAGGAGCGGCCGGAGGCTGTGGGCCGCACTGGTCCCCGCCGCCCTGCTATGCCTGGCGGCCCGGGCCGCGGAGGAACTGAGCACGGCCGACTTCGACGTGCGGCCCGGCGGGGAGGTTCACTCCTTCTCCCGGAGCCTG GGGGATTACACCTGCACCTTCACATACTCAGCTCAGGGAGGAACAAACGAG CAATGGCAGATGAACATTGGAGTCAGTGAAGACAACCTGCTCTTCTCCTGCTCTGTCTGGAG GCCCCAAGGGAAGTCTTATCTCTTCTTTACCCAGTTTAAAGCTGAAGTGAAAGGAGCCAAGATAGAGTATGCCATGGCTTAT TCTCAAGCTGCAGCGGGTGGACAAAGCGACATCCCCTTAAAACAGGAAGAATTTGAAATCTCTGAAACGACAG tGTCTCACAGGGAAGGCAAATTCCGTTTTGAACTGTCCAAACTCATGATCGTAGCAAAAACACCCCGTGACGAGCTGTGA
- the LOC142093808 gene encoding procathepsin L-like isoform X2: MAVPLGLLLALLGCSAVRDPALEEAWEGWKSLHAKEYPREAEAARREVWEKNLQRIQQHNREESQGQHAFRLAMNHYGDLTDEEFNWLLNGFTPVRREEPALLFQASAALKTPAEVDWRAKGYVTPVKNQGHCGSCWAFSATGALEGLVFNWTGKLVVLSEQNLIDCSRKLGNSGCHGGYMTRAFRYVRDNGGLNSEHVYPYMATDTSSCHYNPRDRAANCSTVWLVAQGSEVALEQAVAAVGPVSVAVDASSFQFHFYKSGIFSSLFCSQQVNHGMLAVGYGTSQEHGHNMSYWILKNSWSEVWGEQGYIRLLKGADNQCGVANQASFPAL; the protein is encoded by the exons ATGGCCGTGccactggggctgctgctggccctgctgggctgCTCCGCGGTGCGGGATCCTGCGCTGGAGGAGGCCTGGGAAGGGTGGAAGAGCCTCCACGCCAAGGAGTACCCGAGG GAGGCCGAGGCCGCCCGGAGGGAGGTCTGGGAGAAGAACCTGCAGCGCATCCAGCAGCACAACCGGGAGGAATCGCAGGGGCAGCATGCCTTCCGCCTGGCCATGAACCACTACGGGGACCTG ACAGACGAGGAGTTTAACTGGCTCCTGAATGGCTTCACCCCGGTGCGGCGGGAGGAGCCGGCGCTGCTCTTCCAGGCTTCAGCAGCCCTGAAGACCCCGGCGGAGGTGGACTGGCGGGCGAAGGGCTATGTGACGCCCGTGAAGAACCAG GGGCACTGTGGGTCGTGCTGGGCATTCAGTGCCACAGGCGCCTTGGAGGGGCTTGTCTTCAACTGGACAGGGAAGCTAGTGGTGCTGAGCGAGCAGAACCTCATCGACTGCTCCCGAAAGCTGGGCAACAGCGGCTGCCACGGCGGCTACATGACCCGCGCCTTCCGGTACGTGCGCGACAACGGCGGCTTGAACTCGGAGCACGTCTACCCCTACATGGCCACG GACACCTCCAGCTGCCATTACAACCCCCGGGACAGGGCAGCCAACTGCTCCACCGTCTGGCTGGTGGCCCAGGGCAGCGAGGTGGCGCTGGAGCAGGCAGTGGCGGCCGTGGGCCCCGTGTCCGTGGCAGTGGATGCCAGCAGCTTCCAATTCCACTTCTACAAGTCGG GCATCTTCAGCAGCCTGTTTTGCAGCCAGCAGGTGAACCACGGGATGCTGGCCGTGGGCTACGGCACAAGCCAGGAGCATGGGCACAACATGAGCTACTGGATCTTAAAGAACAG CTGGTCGGAGGTGTGGGGTGAGCAGGGCTACATCCGCCTGCTGAAGGGTGCCGACAACCAGTGCGGGGTGGCCAACCAGGCCAGCTTCCCCGCGCTGtga
- the TNFAIP8L1 gene encoding tumor necrosis factor alpha-induced protein 8-like protein 1: MDTFSTKNLALQAQKKLLSKMATKTIANVFIDDTSSEILDELYRATKEYTHNRKEAQKIIKNLIKIVMKLGVLYRNGQFSPEELLVMERFRKKVHTLAMMAVSFHQIDFTFDRRVMSGVLTECRDLLHQAVNGHLTAKSHSRINHVFNHFADYEFLSALYGPSEPYRTHLKRICEGVNKMLEEDNI, encoded by the coding sequence ATGGACACCTTCAGCACCAAGAACCTGGCCCTGCAGGCCCAGAAGAAGCTCTTGAGCAAGATGGCTACCAAGACCATAGCCAATGTCTTCATTGACGACACCAGCAGTGAGATCTTGGATGAGCTCTACCGGGCCACCAAGGAGTACACCCATAACCGCAAAGAGGCCCAGAAGATCATCAAAAACCTCATCAAGATCGTCATGAAGTTGGGTGTGCTGTACCGCAACGGGCAGTTCAGCCCCGAGGAGCTGCTGGTGATGGAGCGCTTCCGCAAGAAGGTGCATACCTTGGCCATGATGGCCGTCAGCTTTCACCAGATAGACTTCACCTTTGACCGCCGGGTCATGTCGGGTGTCCTTACAGAGTGCCGGGACCTGCTGCACCAGGCTGTCAACGGCCACCTGACAGCCAAATCCCACTCCCGCATCAACCATGTCTTCAATCACTTTGCGGACTACGAGTTCCTCTCGGCTCTCTACGGGCCATCTGAGCCCTATCGCACCCACCTGAAGAGGATCTGTGAAGGGGTTAACAAGATGCTGGAGGAGGACAACATATGA
- the LOC142093808 gene encoding procathepsin L-like isoform X1: protein MLGAMAVPLGLLLALLGCSAVRDPALEEAWEGWKSLHAKEYPREAEAARREVWEKNLQRIQQHNREESQGQHAFRLAMNHYGDLTDEEFNWLLNGFTPVRREEPALLFQASAALKTPAEVDWRAKGYVTPVKNQGHCGSCWAFSATGALEGLVFNWTGKLVVLSEQNLIDCSRKLGNSGCHGGYMTRAFRYVRDNGGLNSEHVYPYMATDTSSCHYNPRDRAANCSTVWLVAQGSEVALEQAVAAVGPVSVAVDASSFQFHFYKSGIFSSLFCSQQVNHGMLAVGYGTSQEHGHNMSYWILKNSWSEVWGEQGYIRLLKGADNQCGVANQASFPAL, encoded by the exons ATG CTGGGTGCCATGGCCGTGccactggggctgctgctggccctgctgggctgCTCCGCGGTGCGGGATCCTGCGCTGGAGGAGGCCTGGGAAGGGTGGAAGAGCCTCCACGCCAAGGAGTACCCGAGG GAGGCCGAGGCCGCCCGGAGGGAGGTCTGGGAGAAGAACCTGCAGCGCATCCAGCAGCACAACCGGGAGGAATCGCAGGGGCAGCATGCCTTCCGCCTGGCCATGAACCACTACGGGGACCTG ACAGACGAGGAGTTTAACTGGCTCCTGAATGGCTTCACCCCGGTGCGGCGGGAGGAGCCGGCGCTGCTCTTCCAGGCTTCAGCAGCCCTGAAGACCCCGGCGGAGGTGGACTGGCGGGCGAAGGGCTATGTGACGCCCGTGAAGAACCAG GGGCACTGTGGGTCGTGCTGGGCATTCAGTGCCACAGGCGCCTTGGAGGGGCTTGTCTTCAACTGGACAGGGAAGCTAGTGGTGCTGAGCGAGCAGAACCTCATCGACTGCTCCCGAAAGCTGGGCAACAGCGGCTGCCACGGCGGCTACATGACCCGCGCCTTCCGGTACGTGCGCGACAACGGCGGCTTGAACTCGGAGCACGTCTACCCCTACATGGCCACG GACACCTCCAGCTGCCATTACAACCCCCGGGACAGGGCAGCCAACTGCTCCACCGTCTGGCTGGTGGCCCAGGGCAGCGAGGTGGCGCTGGAGCAGGCAGTGGCGGCCGTGGGCCCCGTGTCCGTGGCAGTGGATGCCAGCAGCTTCCAATTCCACTTCTACAAGTCGG GCATCTTCAGCAGCCTGTTTTGCAGCCAGCAGGTGAACCACGGGATGCTGGCCGTGGGCTACGGCACAAGCCAGGAGCATGGGCACAACATGAGCTACTGGATCTTAAAGAACAG CTGGTCGGAGGTGTGGGGTGAGCAGGGCTACATCCGCCTGCTGAAGGGTGCCGACAACCAGTGCGGGGTGGCCAACCAGGCCAGCTTCCCCGCGCTGtga